A region from the Alosa alosa isolate M-15738 ecotype Scorff River chromosome 7, AALO_Geno_1.1, whole genome shotgun sequence genome encodes:
- the tmem178a gene encoding transmembrane protein 178A has translation MEKQPLVTTLSLSMSLLSLILLVTAIFTDHWYETDTRRHKENCDQYGTDSNDQKNREMPIYHLPLVDSGNPRRNLALMKPIHVGSREEELLENWRAILGMGILETECGRPLFSTFSGLWRKCYFQGIDRDIDKLISKGIADRCTTVKYHFSQPIRLRNIPLNLTRTIQQDEWHLLHLRRITAGFLGMAAAVLLCGSIVATVGFFWEESLTQHVSGLLFLMAGIFCTISLCTYAASVSYELARNPPFIYGLPSDVDHGYSWSIFCAWISLGLSVASGCLCTTYPFLSRSKALQSKTARESSV, from the exons ATGGAGAAACAACCGCTTGTAACGACGCTCAGCTTGTCCATGAgccttctttctctcattttacTGGTCACCGCTATTTTCACCGACCACTGGTATGAAACGGACACAAGGCGACACAAAGAGAACTGCGATCAGTATGGCACTGACTCCAACGATCAGAAAAACAGGGAGATGCCCATTTATCACCTGCCGTTGGTTGACAGTGGCAACCCCAGGCGCAACCTGGCTCTAATGAAACCTATTCACGTTGGGAGTCGAGAAGAGGAATTGCTCGAAAATTGGAGGGCGATTTTAGGGATGGGGATTCTGGAGACGGAGTGTGGGAGACCGCTGTTCTCCACCTTCTCTGGTCTGTGGCGCAAATGCTACTTTCAAGGCATTGACCGGGATATTGACAAACTAATATCAAAAG GTATTGCAGATCGTTGCACTACTGTAAAGTATCACTTTTCCCAGCCCATCCGGCTCAGGAACATCCCCTTGAACCTCACCAGAACCATCCAACAGGACGAGTGGCACCTCCTGC ATCTGCGGCGAATCACAGCAGGATTCCTAGGGATGGCTGCTGCCGTACTGCTGTGCGGGAGCATCGTGGCAACGGTAGGATTCTTCTGGGAGGAGAGCCTAACCCAGCATGTCTCTGGCCTCCTCTTTCTCATGGCAG GAATTTTCTGCACCATATCGCTGTGCACATACGCAGCAAGCGTGTCCTACGAACTTGCCCGAAACCCACCGTTTATCTACGGTCTACCCAGTGATGTAGACCATGGCTACAGTTGGTCAATCTTCTGTGCTTGGATCAGCCTGGGTCTTAGTGTTGCCTCTGGGTGCCTCTGCACAACATATCCCTTCCTGAGCCGCAGTAAGGCCCTTCAGTCCAAAACTGCTCGGGAATCTTCAGTATGA